The DNA sequence GTTCTCAAATGTCGCCTGGCAGGCGACCTGATCCCTCCGGTTCTTTGCTACAGTGAATACAACGAACGACGAATTTTTGAAAGATCCAGGAGGAAAGAATCAATGAAACAGCAAAATGAAGGGAAAAAGAAAAGGACTGAGGCAGCGGCTATGGGTAGTGAACAGACAGAAGTAGTTTTCATTCTGGATCGGAGCGGATCCATGAGCGGACTGGAAAGTGATACCATCGGCGGATACAACAGCATGCTGAAAAAACAGACGGAAGAACCGGGCACGGCCTGGATCACGACGGTTTTGTTCGATGACAGGGTGGAACTGCTCCATGATCGGATCCCCCTGGCTGAAATGCTGCCGATAACGGATAAAGAATACTATGTCCGAGGTTCCACCGCTTTGCTGGACGCCATCGGTTATTCCATCCAGAAGGTCAGTCTGAGCCAGAAACTGGCACCATCCAAGGCTCGAGCCAGCCGGATCCTGTTCGTCATTACCACGGATGGGTACGAGAATGCCAGCCGGGAGTATTCCTACGATAAGATCCGAAATCTCATTCTGGAGAAAAAGCAGAAGGACGGGTGGGAGTTCCTGTTTCTGGGCGCTAATATTGATGCGGTGGCAGAGGCTGCCAAGTTCGGCATTGAGCGGGATCGGGCCGTGAAATTCACCAACAGCTCCAGAGGTGTCAACCTGAATTACGCGGTGGTGAGTGATGTTGTCAGCAACTACCGCCAGGGAAACCTTATTACCAAAGACTGGAAGGATTCCATCGAGACGGATGAAGAATAGACGAGTCGAGCCGGAAATTAGTTTCAGGCAAAAGGAACGTCGAGATTTGCAGCAGCAGTGAATCGGGCAGCGATGAGGGAAAACAATCGTTAAAACCTGCTGTATAGAAAAAGGCAGGGAAGGCATAATCACCTGAAAGAAACAGAAACATCTCAAAGGAACACGATCACGGAGGTTATGCATGGATCAAGAGGAACTGATCAAACAGATCGAAAAAGAAAAGCGGAAAAAAGCAGAGTTGGATAATGGGGTCAGAAAAAAGTTCGATGAGGAACGGGCCAGGCTCATCCTGGCTCAGATCTTTCCGGAGGAGCTGACGGATACCGTCTTGTCGGATCGGCCTGACATTCAGACCAAGGATGGGCGAATCGGCATCGAAGTGACGGATGCCACCCTTCGGCCGGTCAGGCAGAATCTGGCCATGGTCAGCCGCATCACGGGAAAGACGCGGGATCAACTGAACCGCCATGAAACCGCCTATCTGGGACAGGATCATGTGAATGATTCAGACTGGCAGGGAATGACACTCCCTGGTTTTGCGCTCTGGGGGCCTACGGTGGATTATGCCGCAGCCTATCAGAAAAAAGTGGAGAGCATGCAAAAAGAAGGCTATGGCAGCTTTGAGAAA is a window from the Clostridiaceae bacterium HFYG-1003 genome containing:
- a CDS encoding VWA domain-containing protein, giving the protein MGSEQTEVVFILDRSGSMSGLESDTIGGYNSMLKKQTEEPGTAWITTVLFDDRVELLHDRIPLAEMLPITDKEYYVRGSTALLDAIGYSIQKVSLSQKLAPSKARASRILFVITTDGYENASREYSYDKIRNLILEKKQKDGWEFLFLGANIDAVAEAAKFGIERDRAVKFTNSSRGVNLNYAVVSDVVSNYRQGNLITKDWKDSIETDEE